The Humulus lupulus chromosome 4, drHumLupu1.1, whole genome shotgun sequence genome has a window encoding:
- the LOC133830161 gene encoding uncharacterized protein LOC133830161, translating into MSQPEESLRGAVFGGNPSAGPRMKRFWGSKSAAGVSTKSPAKEKEKTPKDQVAGAILPAAGAGQMPPPPPRALAATQDARTELRTSAVVASDVRIPVNPQDLEKIPEAFRGTVYESANYAVNHIYKFTEKELRAIETMSPVGVMESSMGMTLTGVVALHRSIVRAKTQLEDMRTEHQASLQEAKATKDALATSKAELEKTHSKVQELETSLATSRTDLEAAKTEIQAAQAALEAERTTSEQSMEDLFYHCWVYNPEADFSFMSPSLWARLLVKFQARLDKEAPPLETGEGSGAAEQGETATSQGPSDGA; encoded by the exons atgtctcagcccgaggagagcttgcgaggcgcagtcttcggggggaacccctcagccgggccaagaaTGAAAAGGTTCTGGGGGTCCAAGAGCGCCGCTGGGgtctccaccaagtctccggcaaaggagaaggagaaaaccccgaaagaccaggtcgcgggagcgattctccctgctgcaggagcaggccaaatgcctccaccacctccgcgaGCTCTAGCCGCCACCCAGGACGCAAGAACGGAGCTCAGGACTTCGGccgtggtggcctccgatgtacgcatcccagtcaatccccaagatctggagaagatcccagaggccttccggggaacggtgtatgagtcggcgaactacgccgtcaaccatatatacaagttcaccgagaaggagctccgggccattgagacaatgagtccggttggcgtaatggagtcttcaatgggcatgaccctaacg ggcgtcgtcgctcttcaccggagcatcgtcagggccaaaactcaactcgaggatatgaggaccgagcaccaggcctctcttcaggaggctaaggcgactaaagatgccttggcgacctcgaaggccgagttggagaagacccactcgaaggtccaagagctcgagacctcccttgccacctcgcggacagacctcgaggccgcgaagactgagatccaggccgcccaggccgccctggaggccgaacggaccacttcggagcagtccatggaagatctgttctatcactgctgggtctacaatccggaggctgacttttccttcatgtcaccgagtcTCTGGGcacgcttgctggtgaagttccaagctcgccttgacaaagaggcgccgcctttggagactggggaaggctctggcgcggcggagcagggtgagacagcgacctcccaggggccatctgacggagcttag
- the LOC133830162 gene encoding mitochondrial import inner membrane translocase subunit TIM17-2-like — MGTPETSREPCPDRILDDIGGAFGMGAVGGSAFHFLKGVYNSPQGARLVGGSQAVRMNAPRVGGSFAVWGGLFSAFDCTMVYVRQKEDPWNSIIAGAATGGFLQMRQGLGACSRAAAFGGVLLALIEGAGIMLNKVLSQQQQMPIMIDESAPNMAGMPGFPPSGQLPGWQPPELASATGSSSDSSSGSWFGGWFGGGDKKEPQAASSSGSETKILESFDAPPVPSFEYK, encoded by the coding sequence ATGGGAACTCCAGAGACTTCTAGGGAGCCTTGCCCTGATCGTATTCTCGATGATATTGGCGGCGCCTTCGGCATGGGTGCCGTCGGCGGCTCCGCGTTCCACTTTCTCAAGGGCGTTTACAACTCCCCGCAGGGGGCACGGCTCGTCGGCGGCTCTCAAGCCGTGCGGATGAACGCCCCTCGAGTCGGTGGAAGCTTCGCCGTATGGGGTGGTTTATTCTCCGCCTTCGACTGTACCATGGTCTACGTCCGTCAAAAGGAGGATCCTTGGAACTCGATCATCGCCGGCGCCGCCACCGGCGGATTTCTCCAGATGCGCCAGGGTCTCGGGGCGTGTTCTCGCGCGGCTGCGTTTGGTGGCGTCCTATTGGCTCTGATCGAAGGGGCTGGGATCATGCTCAATAAAGTCCTTAGTCAACAACAACAGATGCCTATTATGATTGACGAATCAGCTCCTAATATGGCAGGAATGCCTGGGTTTCCTCCTTCAGGCCAGTTACCGGGTTGGCAGCCTCCGGAGCTAGCTTCCGCAACTGGGTCTTCTTCAGATTCGAGTTCTGGTTCGTGGTTTGGAGGGTGGTTCGGTGGTGGGGACAAGAAAGAGCCCCAAGCAGCGAGTAGCAGTGGAAGCGAGACAAAGATTTTGGAGAGCTTCGATGCGCCTCCAGTGCctagcttcgagtacaagtaa